In a single window of the Oryctolagus cuniculus chromosome 2, mOryCun1.1, whole genome shotgun sequence genome:
- the HAND2 gene encoding heart- and neural crest derivatives-expressed protein 2: MSLVGGFPHHPVVHHEGYPFAAAAAAAAAAAASRCSHEENPYFHGWLIGHPEMSPPDYSMALSYSPEYASGAAGLDHSHYGGVPPGAGPPGLGGPRPVKRRGTANRKERRRTQSINSAFAELRECIPNVPADTKLSKIKTLRLATSYIAYLMDLLAKDDQNGEAEAFKAEIKKTDVKEEKRKKELNEILKSTVSSNDKKTKGRTGWPQHVWALELKQ; this comes from the exons ATGAGTCTGGTGGGGGGCTTCCCCCACCACCCGGTGGTGCACCATGAGGGCTACCCGtttgccgccgccgccgccgcagctgccgccgccgccgccagccgctgcagccacgAGGAGAACCCCTACTTCCACGGCTGGCTCATCGGCCACCCCGAGATGTCGCCCCCCGACTACAGCATGGCCCTGTCCTACAGTCCGGAGTATGCCAGCGGCGCCGCCGGCCTGGACCACTCCCATTACGGGGGGGTGCCGCCGGGCGCCGGGCCCCCGGGCCTGGGGGGGCCGCGCCCGGTGAAGCGCCGGGGTACCGCCAACCGCAAGGAGCGGCGCAGGACTCAGAGCATCAACAGCGCCTTCGCCGAACTGCGCGAGTGCATCCCCAACGTGCCCGCAGACACCAAGCTCTCCAAGATCAAGACGCTGCGCTTGGCCACCAGCTATATCGCCTACCTCATGGACCTGCTGGCCAAGGACGACCAGAACGGCGAGGCGGAGGCCTTCAAGGCGGAGATCAAGAAGACAGACGTgaaagaggagaagaggaagaaggagctg AATGAAATCTTGAAAAGCACAGTGAGCAGCAACGACAAGAAAACCAAAGGCCGGACAGGCTGGCCGCAGCACGTCTGGGCCCTGGAGCTCAAGCAGTGA